One genomic window of Fusarium fujikuroi IMI 58289 draft genome, chromosome FFUJ_chr01 includes the following:
- a CDS encoding probable catechol O-methyltransferase has translation MISKLYKPEEEVCVSIPTRLNYTFLRKTTQYGDGREQQLLDFVKSHPRLNLMENNPSEALSAIDEFGHQENFLMNVGKNKGAIVTNIIAERSPALMVELGGYIGYSAILFGDALKKAGGQKYISLEINETFASVASSLISIAGLNDIVEVRVGPCVASLQRIREENLNLQIDLLFLDHQKSAYVADLMLCEELSLIRSGSIVVADNVISPGAPFYLDYIRGSQQEKEQLRGQLAKEDERLLRIGNCSLKYTSRLHKGFEPTGEPDGIEESVCA, from the exons ATGATTAGCAAATTGTACAAACCCGAAGAGGAAGTCTGTGTAAGTATCCCTACCAGACTTAACTACACTTTCTTACGAAAGACAACGCAGTATGGCGACGGTCGCGAACAACAGCTTTTAGACTTTGTCAAAAGCCATCCTCGCTTGAATCTGATGGAGAATAATCCGAGCGAGGCGCTATCTGCTATAGATGAGTTTGGTCACCAGGAGAACTTCCTCATGAACGTAGGAAAGAACAAAGGTGCCATAGTCACTAATATCATCGCGGAGAGGTCTCCAGCGCTTATGGTCGAGCTGGGGGGCTATATCGGGTACTCTGCCATACTCTTTGGTGACGCACTTAAGAAGGCAGGCGGCCAGAAGTACATAAGCCTCGAGATTAATGAGACGTTTGCTTCTGTGGCATCCTCTTTAATTTCGATCGCTGGGTTGAACGACATTGTCGAGGTCAGGGTTGGCCCATGTGTCGCTTCGTTACAGAGGATTCGAGAGGAAAATTTGAATCTCCAAATCGACTTGCTTTTCCTGGATCATCAGAAATCGGCGTATGTTGCCGACCTGATGCTCTGTGAGGAGCTTTCCCTGATTCGTTCTGGTTCTATAGTTGTGGCCGACAATGTCATATCTCCAGGAGCGCCCTTCTACCTTGATTATATCCGAGGCTCCCAACAAGAGAAGGAACAGCTGCGTGGTCagttggccaaggaggatgagcGATTGTTACGCATTGGGAACTGCAGTCTAAAGTACACCTCTAGACTTCATAAAGGCTTTGAGCCGACCGGAGAACCT GACGGTATTGAAGAGTCAGTCTGCGCTTAG
- a CDS encoding related to nonribosomal peptide synthetase, protein MRHLSEVVEALAHQAADKCWVRIMQTSEERQAFCDITWSGLQSAVINFSSFMKNETADVNGRSTLAYLATSDVRCAAAIIAAIRTGTRLLILSSRNSVDVNQGLLDTTTCSHLLYGSGYEQQASKLSGLLPGLQCHKLKAYQDYFETVGCGEQDNSSHEFRSGETALILHSSGTTGRPKPIEITYGALAQMDETEEMPSPDGRKNKYSDMFSNDTLVTTLPFSHVMGLTTLARSIYSQGPLVLLPQGKPPTAHDMITAIRQSGALLAIFVPSMLQEVCDMSGGLDTLSSLKGVWYGGGPLNHACGDKISQVTKLLCGYGSTEMMTVFTLTPLHDEDWEYLEWHPEAGVVMEEVTETVFEMVIERKSDWRWQPVFYNYPNLSNWRSKDLFERHPSNGELWRYVGRIDDLIVLSNGEKINPASIEAGIKQHPLVTDAFVFGSGRFNLGILLELSESQTKPESIQERIDEVWPTLSEVNDDMPGHAKVLRSMILLSLPEKPFARSPKGSVNRQATLELYKSEIEDLYEGKENFPDRKASLPETEDSYRCLTNEIVELVKTVLGHQEDPPIDQDLFELGLDSLTALELADKIQESFAKIGSTSHECTAESLYRFPTIRKLVDNLSQPAPSDDTSSHQESGVKPSREENMSRLIHKYTAVLGLSRAAPSESKLAVVLTGSTGHLGSYILSSLLDTKDVGTIYCLNRSADAETKQKKRFQSMGLDFHDSFDDTIEFIHCDFNHNMLGISARKFDEIRTSMTHFIHCAWPVDFNKSLETFEKTAITGMANCISFVSEADKKPAFIFISSIASVGNWSVIHSGQNQDPCVVPELCISDNSAPLHQGYGESKHVASCILANAVEKLGIRAAIIRVGQLCGPRSVEGRWNDSEWVPALIKSSITLGKLPRSLGNHSVDWVPIDTAASTIVDISMSSECSRALNANGREGVSLSCYNLVNPHIADWGDLIPAVQEYYKSFGNTDTNLEIVDLGDWIQDVENKGGASDQVHSLPAIKLLRLFKDLDKHTDAALRFSLENTSRSSAVFEKLGPITKQDMAKWLAAWNFMD, encoded by the exons ATGCGTCATCTTTCAGAAGTAGTCGAAGCGTTAGCTCACCAAGCAGCAGATAAATGCTGGGTAAGGATAATGCAAACCTCTGAAGAACGGCAAGCATTTTGCGATATTACCTGGTCGGGTCTACAAAGTGCCGTTATaaacttttcttctttcatgAAAAATGAGACTGCAGATGTTAATGGTCGCTCGACCTTGGCTTATCTTGCCACCAGCGATGTCCGTTGCGCTGCTGCCATTATTGCTGCGATCAGAACAGGCACTCGG CTCTTGATTCTGTCGTCTAGAAACTCGGTCGATGTCAACCAAGGGCTGCTTGATACAACTACATGCAGTCATCTATTGTACGGCTCAGGATATGAGCAACAAGCCAGCAAGCTTTCAGGGCTGCTACCGGGGCTTCAATGTCACAAGTTGAAAGCCTACCAAGACTACTTTGAGACTGTTGGCTGTGGTGAGCAGGATAATTCCTCGCATGAGTTTCGCAGTGGTGAAACAGCCCTGATTCTTCATTCGAGTGGTACAACTGGTCGGCCTAAACCTATTGAAATCACATACGGCGCACTGGCTCAGATGGACGAGACTGAAGAAATGCCTAGTCCGGATGGTCGAAAGAACAAATACAGCGACATGTTCTCGAATGACACATTAGTCACGACTCTTCCCTTCTCCCATGTGATGGGACTTACGACGCTCGCCCGTTCTATCTACTCCCAAGGACCACTGGTCCTTTTACCACAAGGAAAGCCCCCTACAGCTCACGACATGATAACGGCGATCCGCCAGTCCGGAGCATTGTTAGCAATCTTTGTACCATCTATGCTTCAGGAAGTCTGCGACATGTCTGGGGGGCTGGATACTCTCTCGTCCTTGAAAGGTGTTTGGTACGGTGGTGGACCACTCAATCACGCCTGCGGAGACAAAATCTCCCAAGTTACTAAGCTCCTGTGTGGCTACGGGTCTACCGAGATGATGACGGTGTTTACGCTTACCCCGCTTCATGATGAGGACTGGGAGTATCTTGAGTGGCACCCCGAGGCAGGAGTAGTCATGGAAGAGGTGACAGAAACGGTCTTCGAAATGGTCATAGAAAGAAAATCAGACTGGAGATGGCAGCCTGTGTTCTACAATTATCCAAATTTGTCCAACTGGCGATCGAAGGACCTATTCGAGAGGCATCCATCAAACGGGGAATTATGGCGCTATGTTGGCAGAATTGATGATCTGATTGTACTCAGCAACGGGGAAAAGATAAATCCAGCGAGTATCGAAGCAGGCATCAAGCAGCATCCCCTCGTCACAGACGCCTTCGTCTTCGGTTCTGGCAGGTTCAACCTGGgcatccttctcgagctcagCGAAAGCCAGACTAAACCAGAGAGCATCCAAGAACGCATCGATGAAGTTTGGCCGACTCTGAGCGAGGTCAACGACGACATGCCGGGTCATGCCAAGGTCTTAAGATCCATGatccttctttctcttcccgAGAAACCGTTCGCACGAAGTCCAAAAGGCTCAGTCAATCGCCAAGCCACCTTGGAGCTTTATAAGAGCGAGATTGAGGATTTATATGAGGGCAAAGAAAACTTTCCTGATCGCAAAGCCTCTCTGCCAGAGACGGAGGATTCATATCGATGCTTGACAAATGAGATCGTTGAATTAGTGAAGACGGTTCTGGgccaccaagaagatcctccTATTGACCAGGATCTGTTCGAACTTGGTCTGGATTCATTAACGGCCTTGGAGCTGGCCGACAAGATTCAGGAATCGTTTGCTAAGATTGGCAGTACATCTCACGAATGTACTGCTGAAAGCCTATACAGATTCCCCACTATCAGGAAACTTGTTGACAACCTATCACAACCCGCACCATCCGATGATACCTCCTCTCATCAGGAAAGTGGTGTGAAGCCTTCGAGGGAGGAGAATATGTCTCGCTTAATACACAAGTATACAGCAGTACTTGGACTAAGTCGTGCAGCACCTTCTGAAAGCAAGTTGGCAGTTGTCTTGACGGGTTCAACTGGACATCTTGGGTCCTACATTCTCTCCTCGTTGCTCGACACAAAGGATGTTGGCACTATTTACTGTCTTAACCGATCAGCAGACGCCGAGACTAAACAGAAGAAACGCTTTCAGAGCATGGGTCTTGATTTTCATGATTCATTCGATGATACCATTGAATTTATTCACTGTGATTTCAATCATAATATGCTTGGCATCTCTGCCCGCAAGTTTGACGAAATTCGGACAAGCATGACGCATTTTATTCATTGTGCGTGGCCAGTCGACTTCAACAAGTCACTCGAAACTTTTGAGAAAACTGCAATCACGGGAATGGCCAATTGCATATCATTTGTTTCCGAGGCTGATAAAAAGCCCGCATTTATATTCATCTCTTCGATTGCCAGTGTTGGTAACTGGAGCGTGATTCATTCCGGCCAAAACCAAGATCCATGTGTTGTGCCCGAATTGTGCATCTCAGACAACAGCGCCCCCCTACACCAGGGTTATGGAGAGTCTAAGCACGTCGCAAGCTGTATCTTGGCTAACGCTGTGGAGAAGCTAGGTATACGAGCCGCCATCATACGTGTTGGTCAGCTCTGTGGGCCACGCAGCGTAGAAGGGAGATGGAACGATTCTG AATGGGTTCCTGCCTTGATAAAATCTTCAATTACGCTTGGAAAGCTTCCTCGTTCGTTGGGGAACCACTCCGTTGACTGGGTACCTATCGATACGGCTGCTTCCACTATTGTGGACATATCAATGTCATCGGAGTGTTCGCGTGCCTTGAATGCAAATGGCAGAGAAGGCGTGTCATTATCATGTTACAACTTGGTAAACCCTCACATCGCTGACTGGGGTGATCTTATCCCTGCTGTCCAAGAGTACTACAAAAGCTTTGGCAATACCGATACTAATTTGGAAAttgtcgatcttggagaCTGGATCCAAGATGTGGAAAACAAAGGTGGCGCCTCTGATCAGGTACATTCGTTACCCGCGATCAAATTACTGCGGCTTTTCAAAGACCTCGATAAGCATACAGACGCTGCCCTTCGGTTCTCTCTCGAAAATACATCTCGGTCCTCTGCAGTATTCGAAAAGTTGGGGCCAATCACTAAGCAGGATATGGCAAAATGGCTCGCGGCTTGGAACTTCATGGATTGA